In Nostoc sp. GT001, a genomic segment contains:
- a CDS encoding adenylate/guanylate cyclase domain-containing protein, protein MEQVITSMADALLVTSNSGKIKKVNRAAQQLFGFREEELINQPISLIIDDNQILTKAISQHSYLKRSSQNLQVVCRTKTREKLLIAFSCSVIAKKTEGLEDIVYIGRDITAWQRREQRTSAQYAITRILSESQSVRQVIPQILQSICQNLGWDLGELWTPSQYIGTSLQGDSLNAVLRCVEIWSSRLISAREFKAITWQATYTPGVGLPGKIWIRRLPLWIKDITVDGDNRRSQPAAEAGLHAAFGFPILDDSEILGVMVFFSRDVQPKDKDLLQMMGSIGSQISQFIKRKQAENALVESEERYRDLFENANDLIQCVNPSGRFLYVNRAWRETLGYSEAEIANMSVFDIIHPEFKQHCLQRFYRVLSGEKLGQVTATFVTKDGQTIFLEGNINCKFVEGHPTAIRGIFRNVTQRLAAEEALRHQQEETERLLLNILPAAISKELKEQPASIAEDFADVTVLFADIVGLSEIATSISAIQLLNLLNSIFSAFDRLTERYSLERIKNINDAYMVVGGLPTRRQDHAQAIALMALDMQTAIALFNTEKNQNFSIRIGIHSGSIMGGVIELNKFTYELYKDTVNIARSMESQDVAGKIQVTENTYKCLCDEFVFEKRGEIEVKDKGKITTYLLIGKKE, encoded by the coding sequence ATGGAACAAGTAATTACTTCAATGGCAGATGCTTTGTTAGTAACCAGTAATTCAGGAAAAATCAAAAAAGTCAATCGTGCTGCTCAACAATTATTTGGTTTTCGGGAAGAAGAATTAATTAATCAGCCGATATCACTGATAATTGATGATAATCAAATATTAACAAAAGCTATTTCTCAACATTCTTATTTGAAGCGAAGTTCACAGAATTTACAAGTAGTTTGTCGAACAAAAACTAGAGAAAAGCTGTTGATTGCTTTTTCTTGCTCAGTGATTGCAAAAAAAACAGAAGGACTAGAAGATATTGTCTACATTGGTCGGGATATTACTGCTTGGCAACGCCGGGAACAGCGTACAAGTGCCCAGTATGCTATTACCCGTATCTTATCAGAATCACAGAGCGTAAGGCAGGTAATTCCACAAATTTTGCAGTCTATTTGTCAAAACTTGGGATGGGATTTAGGCGAACTTTGGACACCAAGTCAATATATTGGTACTTCACTACAAGGAGATAGTCTCAATGCAGTACTAAGGTGTGTAGAAATTTGGTCAAGTCGATTAATTTCTGCGCGAGAGTTTAAGGCAATCACCTGGCAAGCTACCTATACACCCGGTGTTGGCTTACCTGGTAAAATTTGGATCAGACGTTTGCCTTTGTGGATTAAAGATATCACAGTAGATGGAGATAATAGGCGATCGCAACCTGCTGCTGAGGCTGGATTGCACGCAGCTTTTGGCTTCCCCATTTTAGACGATAGTGAAATCTTAGGAGTGATGGTTTTCTTTAGCCGGGACGTACAACCAAAAGATAAAGACCTATTACAAATGATGGGTTCTATTGGTAGCCAAATCTCTCAGTTTATCAAACGCAAACAAGCAGAAAATGCTCTTGTAGAAAGTGAAGAACGATATCGAGATTTATTTGAAAATGCTAATGACTTGATTCAATGCGTCAATCCATCTGGTCGTTTTTTGTATGTCAATCGTGCATGGCGAGAAACTTTGGGATATAGTGAAGCTGAAATCGCAAATATGAGTGTTTTCGATATTATACATCCAGAGTTTAAGCAACACTGTTTGCAAAGGTTTTATCGTGTTTTATCAGGAGAAAAGCTTGGGCAAGTAACAGCCACATTCGTTACTAAAGACGGTCAAACAATCTTTCTAGAAGGTAATATTAATTGTAAATTTGTCGAAGGTCATCCAACTGCGATTCGCGGCATTTTTCGCAATGTCACCCAACGACTAGCAGCAGAAGAAGCGTTGCGCCATCAGCAGGAAGAAACCGAACGTTTATTGCTGAATATTTTGCCAGCCGCAATTTCTAAAGAACTGAAAGAACAACCAGCTAGTATTGCCGAAGACTTTGCTGATGTCACAGTTTTATTTGCAGATATCGTTGGCTTGAGCGAAATTGCTACTTCTATAAGTGCAATTCAACTACTGAACCTACTCAACTCAATTTTCTCAGCTTTCGATCGCCTCACCGAACGATATAGTTTAGAGAGAATCAAGAACATTAACGATGCTTATATGGTGGTAGGCGGCTTACCTACACGTCGCCAAGATCATGCTCAAGCGATCGCTCTGATGGCACTGGATATGCAAACTGCGATCGCTCTATTTAATACTGAGAAGAACCAAAATTTCAGCATCCGTATCGGCATCCATAGTGGTTCGATAATGGGGGGAGTCATCGAGCTGAATAAGTTTACTTATGAACTCTATAAAGACACAGTAAACATCGCTCGCTCTATGGAATCCCAAGATGTTGCTGGTAAAATCCAAGTTACAGAAAATACTTATAAGTGTTTGTGTGATGAATTTGTATTTGAAAAACGAGGCGAAATTGAAGTTAAAGACAAAGGGAAGATAACAACTTATTTGTTGATTGGAAAGAAGGAATGA
- the speY gene encoding deoxyhypusine synthase, whose translation MSKQLGQKIAPTPISNDINVVDLIDRYFTAYNSARLREICQLLSRDVLTEGVTVGVSLSGAMTPAGFGVSALAPLIRNGFIDWMISTGANLYHDMHYGLGFELFAGNPFLDDVKLRQEGTIRIYDIIFGYDVLLETDAFIRKILQGEAFQKRMGTAEFHHLLGKYVREIEKQLGVQHSCLLATAYEYGVPIYTSSPGDSSIGMNVAALALEGSQLVIDPSIDVNETAAIAYNARESGGKSAAVILGGGSPKNFLLQTQPQLHEVLGLEERGHDYFVQFTDARPDTGGLSGATPSEAVSWGKIDPDELPNTIVCYTDSTIALPLVTAYVLNKCQPRPLKRIYDRREAILDKLQKDYLAAKTQPSDQVPAAVAESASQQTATYPLSRMIPNTH comes from the coding sequence ATGTCTAAACAGCTGGGTCAAAAAATTGCACCCACACCGATATCAAATGATATCAATGTGGTGGATTTGATCGATCGATACTTCACCGCTTACAACTCAGCGCGGTTGCGGGAAATCTGCCAACTACTGAGTCGCGATGTCCTAACAGAAGGTGTCACAGTGGGAGTTAGCCTTTCCGGTGCGATGACGCCAGCAGGATTTGGGGTTTCAGCGCTTGCACCCTTAATTCGCAACGGCTTTATTGACTGGATGATTAGCACTGGTGCAAATCTTTACCACGATATGCACTACGGATTGGGTTTTGAACTCTTTGCTGGTAATCCGTTTTTGGATGATGTGAAACTTCGCCAAGAAGGCACGATCCGCATTTATGACATTATTTTTGGTTACGATGTGCTGCTAGAAACTGATGCGTTTATCCGCAAGATTCTCCAAGGAGAAGCGTTTCAAAAGCGGATGGGAACGGCTGAATTTCATCATTTACTGGGTAAATATGTCCGAGAAATAGAAAAGCAATTGGGTGTGCAGCATTCCTGCTTGCTAGCTACAGCTTATGAATATGGCGTACCGATTTATACGTCTTCTCCAGGCGATAGCTCAATTGGGATGAACGTGGCGGCTTTAGCATTAGAAGGTTCGCAGTTGGTGATCGATCCATCAATTGACGTGAATGAGACAGCAGCGATCGCATATAATGCCCGTGAATCAGGAGGTAAAAGTGCGGCTGTAATTCTTGGTGGCGGTAGTCCTAAAAACTTTTTGCTACAAACCCAACCGCAACTTCACGAGGTTTTAGGGTTAGAAGAACGAGGACACGATTACTTTGTGCAATTTACCGATGCACGTCCAGATACAGGCGGTTTATCTGGAGCAACCCCATCGGAAGCTGTCAGTTGGGGTAAAATTGACCCGGATGAGTTACCTAACACAATCGTTTGTTATACCGATAGCACGATCGCTCTACCACTGGTGACAGCGTATGTGTTGAACAAATGCCAACCTCGTCCCTTGAAGCGTATATATGACAGGCGAGAAGCCATTTTGGATAAACTGCAAAAAGACTATCTAGCAGCCAAAACCCAACCATCAGATCAAGTTCCAGCAGCAGTTGCTGAAAGTGCTTCACAGCAAACAGCGACTTATCCCTTGAGTCGGATGATTCCGAATACTCACTAA